From the genome of Deltaproteobacteria bacterium:
AGCGCGAGGTCCAGGACCCCCTGGCCGTTAAGATACTGGACGGAACCTTCGTCGAGGAGGACAGGGTCGTTCTCGACGTCGCCTCCGGGGAGCTTGTGCTGCGCAAGGCGGAGCGCGAGGCCGAACCGGCCGGGGCGGCGGCAGGGGGAAGCGCTTGACAAACCCTTTGATTTAAAATAATATCTGTAGGGAAGCTCTGATCAAGGAAACTCCGATCATCGATTATGCTGAAGGAGCCTCTCCTTCAACGGGGCGGTTGATTCGGAGGCTACGCCGGGAGGTTTGCCGTGGCGCTCGTCAAGTGGAATCCCTTCAAGGACATGCTCTATTTCCAGGAGCGGATGAGCCGTATATTCGACGAGTCGCTTGCAGGCGAGGGCGGCGGCATGAATTCCGCCACGGGGGCGTGGTCGCCGCCGGTCGATATCTACGAAACGGGCGACCGCATAGTGCTCAAGGCCGAGCTTCCGGGCGTGAGCATCGACGATGTGGCCGTGGAGGTCAAGGACAACGTGCTGGTGCTGCGGGGCGAGCGCCGTCACCGGAAGGGGCCGGGAGAGGAAAACTTCCACATGATGGAGTGTCCCTACGGGATCTTCGAGCGGGTCTTCAACCTCCCCCACGTGGTGAACCGGAGCGAAGTCAAGGCGAGCCTCAAGGACGGCGTCCTCGAGATCAGCGTGCCCAAGACCGCCGAGCAGAAGGTCGAGAAGATCAAGATAGAAGTCGAGGTCGAGTGAATCGAGACGGCTCCGCCCCTGCCGCAACAAAGCCGGGCCGGGCTCTCAGCCCGACACGCCCCGTGGGGGGTCCGGCTTCCGCGACGCACACCGCACGCACAGCCTGCGCATCGAATACCGCGGCCGGCCGTCTTCAGCCCCCGGGGCGGCCGTCGCTACCATCGCCTGTTGAAGGTTTTTCCGTTATCTTTTCTTTGCACAGGGAGGAGATACGATGACTCAGGAGTCACCGCAAAAGACCGGAGCCGAGGCGGAGGCGGGCGGCTCCGGTGCGGAAGAGGCGGGCTGCGGCGCAGCCCCGTCGTCGGCCGGGGCTGCGCTTCCTCCGGCGAGCTTTACCGACTTCATCCTTTCACTCTCGACGTCGGCCCTGGTGAGCCTGGGCGAGATGGACAATCCCCTTACGAAGAAGAAAGAGAAAGACGCGGCGGCGGCGAGACATACCATAGATCTCGTGGCGCTTCTCCAGGAGAAGACAAAGGGCAATCTGACACGGGAGGAGGATGCCTTTCTCACACAGGTGCTCACCGACCTGCGCCTCAGATACGCCAGGGTTTTCGGCTGATCCCCCGTCTTCGGCCGGCGAGGACTTGCGTGGAACCAAGTAAAGGAAATTCTGATTTATTGCACTGAGGGAACCTTTTTGTAAAGGGTCATAGACCCACGGGTCACAGACCCTCCGTTCCCTCAGACTCCCTCCAAAAACTTTGCCGGCTGCCTGGGGGGGCTGTGCCGGGGGTTCGGGCCGCAAAGGCGTAAAAAAATCCCGCCTGGCGCGGGCCGAACCCCCGGTGCAGCCGAAGATCCGAATAACATACGATGTGGCGGAGGGGAAACGTGGGCCTGTGGCCCTTCTACAGAAAGGTTCCCTCAGGGTAATCAATCAGAGCTTCCTAAACCTTTCGGGGAGGATATGGTGATGAATAAGAGACGTGTATTCGGTCCGGGCTCGCTCGTGCTCGTGGCGCTGCTCTCCGTCATGGCGGGCGTAATCATGACGGCCCGCTTCGACGTGATGGTGCGCAGCGAGGCCCAGGACTTCTGGACCGAGGGCGCCGCGGCCCAGGACGGGCAACACGGGCCCGAATCCTTTGTCGATCTCGCAAAGAAGCTCTCTCCGGCCGTGGTCAACATATCGACCACACAGGTGGTGAAGGAAAGGCTCATGCCCTTTCCCGAGTTCCGCAGCCCCTTCGACGACTTCTTCGGCCAGCCGCCCTTCGGCGGCGGCGAGGCGCCAGAGCGGGAGTTCAAGAGGCAGAGCCTGGGCTCGGGCTTCATCATCAACAAGGAAGGCTACATCGTCACCAACTACCACGTCATAGAGAACGCCTCGGAGATAGTCGTCACCTTCGCCGACACGAAGAAGGACTACGAGGCCGAGATCGTGGGTCAGGACGCAAAGCTCGACCTGGCCCTCATAAAGATAGAGGCCGAGGAGACGCTGCCCGTTGCGCCGCTGGGCGACTCCGATGATCTCGAGATCGGCGAGTGGGTCATGGCCATAGGCAACCCGTTCGGTCTGGGCGGCACGGTGACGGCCGGCATAGTGAGCCAGAAGGGCCGCGTCATCGGCGCCGGTCCCTACGACAACTTCATACAGACCGACGCATCCATCAACCCCGGCAACAGCGGCGGTCCGCTCTTCAACATGCGCGGCGAGGTGGTGGGCATAAACACCGCCATATACGCCGGCGGCCAGGGCATCGGTTTCGCCATACCCATAAACATGGCCAAGGACGTCATACTCCAGCTCAAGGAGAAGGGCAAGGTCACGAGAGGGTGGATCGGCGTGAGCATCCAGGCCATAACGCCCGAGATAGCCGAGTCCTTCGGTCTCGAGGAGCAGCGCGGCGCCCTCGTGGCGGCCGTCAACCCCGGAGACCCGGCCGACAAGGGCGGCCTCAAGGCGGGAGACGTCATAATAGAGTTCGACGGCAAGCCCATAGACGAACTGAGCGACCTGCCGCGCACCGTGGCGGCCACGCCGCCCGGCAAGACCGTGAAGGTCAAGGTCCTGCGCGACGGCAAGGAGCTCACCCTCGAGGTCACCGTGGCCGAGAGGGCCGAGGAGGGCGCCGTAGCGGCGGGCACGCTCTCGGAGCAGAAGCTGGGCTTCACCGTTCAGCCGCTCACACCGGAGCTCGCCGAGAGGTTCGGCCTCGACAGCACCGACGGCGTGCTCATAAGCTCGGTCGATCCCTCCAGCCCGGCCGCCGAAGCGGGCCTGCGGCGCGGCGACATAATAAAGGAGGTCGGGCGGCGGCCTGTAAAGAATATGGCCGAGTTCAAGGAGGCCCTGAGAAGATCGGTCAAGAAGAAGATCGTGCTCTTCCTCATCGAAAGAGGCAAGGGCACCTTCTACGCGGCCGTGAAGCTCAAGGACTGATGCCGCGCCGCTGCGCGGGCGTCCCCGGACCGTGAGCGCTTCGCATCCCGACCGTTACGTGGCGGCGCTCACCGGCGCCAGCGGCTGCGAGTACGGACTGAGGCTCGTAGAGGAGCTCCTTGCAGGCGGCGCAGCCGTGGACCTCATTGTCTCGAAGGCCGGTCTGCTCATACTCGAGGAGGAGGCCGGCCTTCGTCTCGGAGGCGACCAGCGCGGCGCCCTTCGCCGTGCGCTCGAGGCGCGCCGCCGCGTCGACGCCGACGCCCTTGAAAGACTCGCATGCTACGGCGCCGACGAACTCACGGCCCCTGCGGCGAGCGGCTCGTCGCGCAGGCGCGCCATGGTCGTCTGCCCCTGCTCCATGGGAACGCTCGCAAGGATAGCCTCCGGCGCATCCGGCAACCTCATAGAACGGGCCGCCGACTGCATGCTCAAGGAA
Proteins encoded in this window:
- a CDS encoding Hsp20/alpha crystallin family protein; this encodes MALVKWNPFKDMLYFQERMSRIFDESLAGEGGGMNSATGAWSPPVDIYETGDRIVLKAELPGVSIDDVAVEVKDNVLVLRGERRHRKGPGEENFHMMECPYGIFERVFNLPHVVNRSEVKASLKDGVLEISVPKTAEQKVEKIKIEVEVE
- a CDS encoding DUF1844 domain-containing protein, whose translation is MTQESPQKTGAEAEAGGSGAEEAGCGAAPSSAGAALPPASFTDFILSLSTSALVSLGEMDNPLTKKKEKDAAAARHTIDLVALLQEKTKGNLTREEDAFLTQVLTDLRLRYARVFG
- a CDS encoding DegQ family serine endoprotease, producing the protein MVMNKRRVFGPGSLVLVALLSVMAGVIMTARFDVMVRSEAQDFWTEGAAAQDGQHGPESFVDLAKKLSPAVVNISTTQVVKERLMPFPEFRSPFDDFFGQPPFGGGEAPEREFKRQSLGSGFIINKEGYIVTNYHVIENASEIVVTFADTKKDYEAEIVGQDAKLDLALIKIEAEETLPVAPLGDSDDLEIGEWVMAIGNPFGLGGTVTAGIVSQKGRVIGAGPYDNFIQTDASINPGNSGGPLFNMRGEVVGINTAIYAGGQGIGFAIPINMAKDVILQLKEKGKVTRGWIGVSIQAITPEIAESFGLEEQRGALVAAVNPGDPADKGGLKAGDVIIEFDGKPIDELSDLPRTVAATPPGKTVKVKVLRDGKELTLEVTVAERAEEGAVAAGTLSEQKLGFTVQPLTPELAERFGLDSTDGVLISSVDPSSPAAEAGLRRGDIIKEVGRRPVKNMAEFKEALRRSVKKKIVLFLIERGKGTFYAAVKLKD
- a CDS encoding UbiX family flavin prenyltransferase is translated as MAALTGASGCEYGLRLVEELLAGGAAVDLIVSKAGLLILEEEAGLRLGGDQRGALRRALEARRRVDADALERLACYGADELTAPAASGSSRRRAMVVCPCSMGTLARIASGASGNLIERAADCMLKERRPLIVVPRETPLGVIHLENMLRLARAGAVVLPAMPAFYTKPEKISHLVDFVVGKILDSLNIDNNLYQRWKQH